One part of the Mya arenaria isolate MELC-2E11 chromosome 3, ASM2691426v1 genome encodes these proteins:
- the LOC128228355 gene encoding neuroplastin-like: MPEVELRCTLSGIGPATVFEFEWKGPDGKLLEGDRFKNFHGNGTLVINKPTRADMGEYHCTVVFNPKNEKEKHSITPKPVFLYAGPAIVSNDNNKNMVEGDKLELKCEVTGYPTPTIGWYKGDQVLNTTITIQFDKYKGIDNGKLVIFELGYDDAGKYKCEAMNDYEPFIVEAVMEVRVKDKLAALWPFLGIVAEVVILCVIILVYEKRRSKKLAEEDETDGPTENTVDHKDVRHRRT, from the exons ATGCCAGAGGTGGAGCTGAGGTGTACTCTGTCGGGGATAGGGCCTGCAACTGTCTTTGAGTTTGAGTGGAAGGGGCCTGATGGTAAATTGCTTGAGGGCGACCGCTTCAAGAACTTCCATGGAAATGGAACCCTCGTCATTAACAAGCCTA CTCGTGCTGACATGGGGGAGTACCATTGTACAGTAGTGTTCAACCCAAAGAATGAGAAGGAGAAGCACTCAATCACACCAAAACCAGTCTTCCTCTATG CTGGGCCTGCTATAGTAAGCAACGACAACAACAAGAACATGGTAGAAGGTGACAAGCTGGAATTGAAATGTGAGGTGACAGGCTACCCAACCCCCACCATCGGCTGGTACAAGGGTGACCAAGTGCTCAACACCACCATCACGATCCAGTTTGACAAATACAAGGGCATTGACAATGGCAAATTAGTCATCTTCGAGCTTGGCTATGATGACGCTGGCAAGTACAAGTGTGAGGCCATGAATGACTATGAACCATTCATAGTAGAAGCCGTGATGGAGGTCCGAGTTAAAG ACAAGTTGGCTGCCCTGTGGCCATTCCTTGGCATTGTTGCTGAAGTTGTGATCCTGTGTGTGATCATCCTTGTATACGAGAAGCGTCGCAGCAAGAAACTCGCAGAGGAGGATGAAACTGATGGACCTAC GGAGAACACAGTTGACCACAAGGATGTCCGCCATAGAAGGACTTAG